Proteins encoded by one window of Bacteroidota bacterium:
- the arsS gene encoding arsenosugar biosynthesis radical SAM protein ArsS (Some members of this family are selenoproteins.), with the protein MKSLLAQGHLFSNSNAQLEKLNADGGEKFAHKLQAIGLNPLKPTGIDIFQMNMGKMCNQVCKHCHVDAGPDRKEIMTHETMQLCLDVLAQHPEIQVVDLTGGAPEMNPEFRWFVEEASTLGKHIIVRCNLTIILANKKYHDLPEFFAKHKIEVVSSLPHYTAGRTDRQRGDGVFEKSIKALQMLNEVGYGKEGTGLKLNLVYNPTGAMMPGPQGELESDYKKALLANFGIVFNSLYVITNMPISRFLDYLISSGNYDDYMQKLIEAFNPGAALGVMCRNTLSIGWDGYLYDCDFNQMLDIKVASKSQHLKDFDFASLMKRAIVVDQHCYGCTAGLGSSCGGQVV; encoded by the coding sequence ATGAAGTCATTGCTTGCGCAGGGCCACCTGTTTTCCAACAGCAACGCCCAGTTGGAGAAGCTCAATGCAGATGGCGGCGAGAAGTTTGCCCATAAGCTTCAGGCCATTGGGCTAAACCCTTTGAAGCCAACGGGAATCGACATTTTCCAGATGAACATGGGGAAAATGTGCAATCAGGTTTGCAAGCATTGCCATGTCGATGCAGGGCCTGACCGCAAGGAAATCATGACCCACGAGACAATGCAACTTTGTCTCGATGTTTTGGCACAGCATCCTGAAATCCAAGTAGTTGACTTGACGGGCGGTGCGCCCGAAATGAATCCGGAATTCAGGTGGTTTGTCGAAGAAGCGAGCACACTCGGCAAGCACATTATCGTGCGTTGCAACCTCACGATCATTCTGGCCAACAAAAAATACCACGACCTCCCCGAGTTTTTTGCCAAGCACAAAATCGAAGTCGTTTCTTCATTGCCGCATTACACGGCAGGCCGCACCGACCGTCAGCGTGGCGATGGCGTCTTTGAAAAGTCGATCAAAGCCCTGCAAATGCTCAACGAGGTGGGCTATGGCAAGGAAGGTACCGGCCTGAAGCTCAATCTGGTTTACAATCCGACAGGCGCGATGATGCCAGGTCCACAAGGCGAATTGGAATCGGACTACAAAAAAGCACTCCTGGCGAATTTCGGGATCGTCTTCAATAGCCTTTATGTGATCACCAACATGCCCATTAGCCGGTTTTTGGACTATTTGATCAGCAGCGGCAACTACGACGACTACATGCAAAAGCTGATCGAGGCCTTCAATCCCGGGGCAGCGCTCGGCGTCATGTGCCGGAATACACTTTCCATCGGCTGGGACGGCTATCTCTACGACTGCGACTTCAATCAAATGCTCGACATCAAGGTGGCAAGCAAGTCGCAACACCTCAAAGACTTCGATTTTGCCAGTTTGATGAAACGTGCAATCGTGGTCGATCAGCATTGCTATGGCTGCACTGCAGGTCTTGGGTCGAGTTGCGGCGGTCAAGTGGTTTGA
- a CDS encoding 7-dehydrocholesterol reductase, translated as MKGTEVQFTHAKPGIGKSLFALFLMLATPTSAMLIWYTLFHLDGSITALFQAFVDKGPMEVFEKAWFDHFWGSVTAWKILGIYIPIQILMMKVLPGKPYEGPVTPMGNIPKYKDNGLLSFVLSIGLFLGASEGMGWFPASIMYNTMGELLAALNIFALTFCLLLYFKGRFAPSSTDSSTSGNVIFDYYWGTELYPRFWGIDVKMLTNCRIGMTGWALAAISFAFAQKELIGHFDPAQLVTSGLLVMYLTKFYIWESGYMRSTDIITDRAGYYICWGCLVWVPAVYSSPAFFMVGHHDILPAWAAVVIFILGAISIWMNYWADYQRQAFRKANGKINIWGKPATFIKAKYVTGAGEEKENLLLTSGFWGLARHFHYIPELAAAAFWSCTAGFGWFLPWFYFLFLCILLVQRTYRDDEKCQAKYGEYWKLYKEKVKYRLIPGLF; from the coding sequence ATGAAAGGCACTGAGGTTCAATTTACGCATGCGAAACCGGGAATCGGGAAATCGTTGTTTGCACTTTTTCTGATGCTCGCGACGCCGACCTCGGCGATGCTGATTTGGTACACGTTGTTTCATTTGGACGGCTCGATCACGGCCCTTTTTCAGGCATTTGTGGACAAAGGTCCCATGGAAGTGTTTGAAAAGGCTTGGTTCGACCACTTTTGGGGGAGTGTGACGGCATGGAAGATCCTGGGCATCTACATTCCGATTCAAATCCTGATGATGAAGGTCCTGCCCGGCAAACCCTACGAAGGCCCTGTCACGCCCATGGGCAACATTCCGAAATACAAGGACAATGGCCTCCTTTCCTTTGTGCTTTCGATCGGATTGTTTCTGGGTGCTTCCGAAGGGATGGGCTGGTTTCCAGCCTCCATCATGTACAATACCATGGGCGAATTGCTGGCAGCACTGAATATTTTTGCGTTGACCTTCTGCCTGTTGCTTTATTTCAAGGGCCGCTTTGCTCCCTCTTCGACCGATTCCAGCACCTCGGGCAACGTGATCTTTGACTATTACTGGGGCACTGAATTGTATCCTCGATTTTGGGGAATCGACGTCAAAATGCTGACCAATTGCCGTATCGGCATGACCGGTTGGGCCTTGGCCGCGATTTCATTTGCTTTCGCCCAAAAGGAACTCATCGGTCATTTTGATCCAGCGCAACTGGTTACGTCGGGCCTGCTCGTGATGTACCTGACCAAGTTTTACATCTGGGAATCAGGCTATATGCGCTCAACGGACATCATCACGGACCGTGCCGGCTACTATATCTGCTGGGGTTGCTTGGTCTGGGTACCTGCGGTTTACTCCTCCCCTGCCTTTTTCATGGTCGGCCACCACGACATTCTACCTGCTTGGGCGGCCGTGGTCATTTTCATTTTGGGAGCGATCAGCATCTGGATGAATTACTGGGCTGATTATCAGCGGCAGGCATTCCGCAAAGCAAATGGGAAGATCAATATTTGGGGCAAGCCAGCGACGTTTATCAAGGCGAAATATGTGACCGGCGCGGGCGAAGAAAAGGAAAACCTCCTGCTCACCTCCGGCTTTTGGGGCCTCGCAAGGCATTTTCACTACATTCCCGAATTGGCAGCGGCTGCTTTCTGGTCCTGCACCGCGGGATTTGGCTGGTTTTTGCCATGGTTTTACTTCCTTTTCCTCTGCATTTTGCTCGTGCAACGCACCTACCGCGACGACGAAAAATGTCAAGCCAAGTACGGCGAATACTGGAAACTCTACAAGGAAAAGGTCAAATACAGGCTGATTCCGGGACTTTTCTGA
- a CDS encoding type II toxin-antitoxin system RelE/ParE family toxin, whose protein sequence is MIQSFGSKETEMVWRGERVTKWPLEMQQAGRRKLRMLHNSQSTHDLRVPPSNRLEKLSGDLQEFYSIRINSQWRIIFQWDGRNASEVEIMDYH, encoded by the coding sequence ATGATCCAGAGTTTCGGTTCAAAGGAGACAGAAATGGTATGGAGAGGGGAACGGGTAACCAAATGGCCGCTCGAAATGCAGCAGGCAGGAAGAAGAAAACTGAGAATGCTGCACAACTCCCAGAGCACCCACGATTTGCGGGTGCCGCCTTCTAATCGTTTGGAAAAACTTTCTGGAGATTTGCAGGAGTTTTACAGCATTCGGATCAATTCCCAGTGGAGAATCATTTTCCAATGGGATGGCAGAAATGCCTCTGAGGTTGAGATTATGGATTATCATTAA
- a CDS encoding HigA family addiction module antidote protein — MASLNNIHPGEVLNEEFLKPMLISAYRLSKDLGIPQTRVSEIIKGRRRITADTALRLGKYFGNSAHFWLGLQTDFDLEDEQIAIQAELDAIPQVIPNQD; from the coding sequence ATGGCAAGTTTGAACAACATCCACCCCGGCGAAGTCCTGAATGAGGAGTTTCTCAAACCGATGTTAATTTCCGCCTACCGGCTCTCCAAAGATCTTGGCATCCCCCAAACGCGCGTCAGCGAAATCATCAAGGGCCGTCGACGTATCACTGCTGATACGGCATTACGTCTCGGCAAGTACTTTGGCAACAGTGCCCATTTCTGGCTCGGATTGCAAACCGATTTTGACCTCGAAGACGAGCAAATCGCCATTCAAGCCGAATTGGATGCCATCCCGCAGGTGATTCCCAACCAAGATTGA